One region of Numida meleagris isolate 19003 breed g44 Domestic line unplaced genomic scaffold, NumMel1.0 unplaced_Scaffold1034, whole genome shotgun sequence genomic DNA includes:
- the LOC110390432 gene encoding dimethylaniline monooxygenase [N-oxide-forming] 5-like isoform X2 gives MFPWPALSCAPCSQEQPEEGRASIYRSVIINTSKEMMCFSDFPIPDDFPNYMHHSKIMEYFRMYARHFDLLRHIRFRTSVCRVTKRPDFAATGCWEVETESEGKQESAIFDAVLVCTGHHTDAHLPLHAFPGLDKFEGWYLHSRDYKSPQTFAEKRVIVIGTGNSGIDIAVELSHIAKQVFLSTKRGTWVMHRVAEGGYPFDFSYLSRFTQLLQSLLPLSVSNFMLERKLNMRFDHALYGLKPKHRT, from the exons ATGTTCCCCTggccagcactgagctgtgcccCATGCTCACAGGAGCAGCCCGAGGAGGGCCGCGCCAGCATCTATCGCTCTGTCATCATCAACACTTCCAAGGAGATGATGTGCTTCAGTGACTTCCCCATCCCCGATGACTTCCCCAACTACATGCACCACTCCAAGATCATGGAGTACTTCCGCATGTACGCCCGGCACTTCGACCTGCTCCGACACATCCGCTTCAGG ACCAGTGTGTGCCGTGTGACCAAGCGCCCCGACTTCGCCGCCACGGGCTGCTGGGAGGTGGAGACCGAGAGCGAGGGCAAGCAGGAGTCAGCCATCTTCGACGCCGTGTTGGTGTGCACTGGGCACCACACCGATGCACACCTCCCACTGCACGCCTTCCCTG GACTGGACAAGTTTGAAGGCTGGTACCTGCACAGCCGTGACTACAAGAGCCCACAGACCTTTGCAGAGAAGCGGGTCATCGTGATCGGCACCGGGAACTCGGGCATCGACATTGCGGTGGAGCTGAGCCACATAGCCAAGCAG GTCTTCCTCAGCACCAAGCGTGGGACATGGGTGATGCACCGGGTGGCAGAAGGTGGGTATCCCTTTGACTTCTCCTACCTCAGCCGCTTCACTCAGCTCCTCCAAAGCCTGCTGCCCCTCTCTGTGAGCAACTTCATGCTGGAGAGGAAACTCAACATGCGCTTTGACCATGCTCTCTATGGCCTGAAGCCAAAACACCG CACCTGA
- the LOC110390432 gene encoding dimethylaniline monooxygenase [N-oxide-forming] 5-like isoform X3 — translation MAAQRVAIIGAGASGLCALKCCLDEGLVPTCFERSGDIGGLWRFEEQPEEGRASIYRSVIINTSKEMMCFSDFPIPDDFPNYMHHSKIMEYFRMYARHFDLLRHIRFRTSVCRVTKRPDFAATGCWEVETESEGKQESAIFDAVLVCTGHHTDAHLPLHAFPGLDKFEGWYLHSRDYKSPQTFAEKRVIVIGTGNSGIDIAVELSHIAKQVFLSTKRGTWVMHRVAEGGYPFDFSYLSRFTQLLQSLLPLSVSNFMLERKLNMRFDHALYGLKPKHR, via the exons atggctgcccagagagtaGCCATCATTGGTGCCGGCGCCTCCGGCTTGTGCGCCCTGAAATGCTGCCTGGATGAGGGGCTGGTCCCTACCTGCTTCGAGAGGAGTGGGGACATCGGGGGGCTGTGGCGGTTCGAG GAGCAGCCCGAGGAGGGCCGCGCCAGCATCTATCGCTCTGTCATCATCAACACTTCCAAGGAGATGATGTGCTTCAGTGACTTCCCCATCCCCGATGACTTCCCCAACTACATGCACCACTCCAAGATCATGGAGTACTTCCGCATGTACGCCCGGCACTTCGACCTGCTCCGACACATCCGCTTCAGG ACCAGTGTGTGCCGTGTGACCAAGCGCCCCGACTTCGCCGCCACGGGCTGCTGGGAGGTGGAGACCGAGAGCGAGGGCAAGCAGGAGTCAGCCATCTTCGACGCCGTGTTGGTGTGCACTGGGCACCACACCGATGCACACCTCCCACTGCACGCCTTCCCTG GACTGGACAAGTTTGAAGGCTGGTACCTGCACAGCCGTGACTACAAGAGCCCACAGACCTTTGCAGAGAAGCGGGTCATCGTGATCGGCACCGGGAACTCGGGCATCGACATTGCGGTGGAGCTGAGCCACATAGCCAAGCAG GTCTTCCTCAGCACCAAGCGTGGGACATGGGTGATGCACCGGGTGGCAGAAGGTGGGTATCCCTTTGACTTCTCCTACCTCAGCCGCTTCACTCAGCTCCTCCAAAGCCTGCTGCCCCTCTCTGTGAGCAACTTCATGCTGGAGAGGAAACTCAACATGCGCTTTGACCATGCTCTCTATGGCCTGAAGCCAAAACACCGGTGA